In one window of Cydia pomonella isolate Wapato2018A chromosome 16, ilCydPomo1, whole genome shotgun sequence DNA:
- the LOC133526331 gene encoding uncharacterized protein LOC133526331 produces MSFDPAPLSKTAKYKKITKPLLERKRRARINRCLDELKDLMVGALEIDDDNLSKLEKADILELTVNHLTKLHSPKDPVMEAKKFQAGFGQCAAEACQFIMSVPDLDSKVSQNLISHLSRLITAQPLTIQVPERPPFSPPTSPSSVISDRHHYYSDHDRSSSDAEDSVYSGESASKRWSNPRPPARQPKSVSPPISGLLTTVDKLPSPQYNVHEQLNVGNGQRSAAYFNRVPAEAKDVILQKIRQHIMDKRGNDHAEVNVSPEVPESKYLHRDDAYRVDYAWHYPVGVPSNNETLDLRKVRSPAKSVIKAGSPEKPVAYRGSNQLDATPTVENKEPANLPEQCQLPMDYNNLPPKKKRKLIEYQEYKKQEEARRLAEGFYAEKKEYCDGPPGDELDANKWRPW; encoded by the exons ATGTCGTTCGATCCAGCCCCGCTGTCCAAGACAGCCAAGTATAAGAAGATCACCAAGCCGCTGCTCGAGCGCAAGCGACGCGCGCGCATTAATCGTTGCCTTGATGAGCTGAAGGACCTCATGGTTGGAGCTTTAGAG ATCGATGATGACAACCTGAGCAAGTTGGAAAAGGCTGATATCCTTGAATTAACCGTTAATCACTTGACTAAGTTGCACAGTCCGAAAGATCCAGTTATGGAAGCGAAAAAGTTCCAAGCCGGCTTTGGACAGTGCGCGGCAGAAGCGTGCCAGTTTATCATGTCCGTTCCTGATTTAGATTCAAAAGTCAGCCAGAACCTTATCAGTCATCTATCGAGGCTGATTACGGCGCAGCCTTTGACCATTCAAGTGCCAGAGCGTCCACCGTTTTCGCCTCCTACTTCGCCATCCTCAGTAATTTCCGATCGACATCACTATTACAGCGACCACGATCGATCATCTTCTGATGCGGAAGATTCGGTTTATTCTGGGGAAAGCGCCTCGAAACGGTGGTCGAACCCGAGACCTCCCGCCAGGCAGCCAAAATCGGTCTCCCCGCCGATATCCGGTCTGCTCACCACAGTCGATAAGCTCCCCTCGCCGCAATACAATGTTCACGAACAATTGAATGTTGGCAACGGACAAAGGAGTGCTGCGTACTTCAACAGAGTCCCGGCCGAAGCTAAAGATGTAATACTACAAAAAATCCGACAGCACATAATGGACAAGCGAGGGAACGACCACGCCGAAGTTAACGTTAGCCCGGAGGTGCCCGAGTCGAAATATTTGCACAGAGATGACGCTTACAGGGTTGATTACGCATGGCATTACCCAGTGGGAGTTCCGAGCAATAACGAAACGTTGGATCTAAGAAAAGTGAGGTCACCGGCGAAATCTGTTATCAAAGCCGGCTCACCAGAAAAACCTGTCGCGTACCGCGGCTCAAATCAATTAGACGCGACTCCTACGGTCGAAAACAAAGAGCCGGCCAATCTTCCGGAACAGTGCCAATTGCCGATGGATTACAACAACTTACCACCTAAAAAGAAAAGGAAGCTGATTGAGTACCAAGAGTACAAAAAACAAGAGGAGGCGAGACGTCTGGCCGAAGGTTTTTATGCAGAGAAAAAAGAGTATTGCGACGGACCTCCGGGGGACGAGCTCGACGCCAACAAATGGAGGCCGTGGTAG